Proteins from a genomic interval of Rhipicephalus microplus isolate Deutch F79 chromosome 6, USDA_Rmic, whole genome shotgun sequence:
- the LOC142766127 gene encoding uncharacterized protein LOC142766127 produces the protein MLTPWQRLDAIKTFLYPALNFAMRVGLASKGEWQRLDDELRPLIKKTLYVPARASNDYVYGSARAGTAGIPLAAELSDICRVDGAFKLLTSTDSEVRERAREALHQVVSRRLRCDADDEDIEAYLSGDTEGDFRQTPTQLQSVWTEARKASRRLTVAWELQDQGARITCGEATVSARNRNKLVRTLRAILSQNRDRSLEAKPNQGKAMACVAADPANSHFMRTGRYTRFKEWRFIHRARLNLLPLNGTRTWVPAADKRCRRCGYREETLPHVLCHCMRQSRAMTERHNAIVARIKKAALGRFTVIGENQQVGLPGLRPDLVLARGEEALILDVCCPFDNRLQAFQEARRLKEEKYAPLQRHLLRRFQRVSVEAIVVGCLGSWDPANDRVTRRLCSKNYLRTMKRLCVSDTIAASTDIYRRHIGVQ, from the coding sequence ATGCTCACCCCGTGGCAGAGGCTGGATGCAATTAAAACTTTCTTATATCCAGCTCTGAACTTCGCCATGCGGGTGGGCCTCGCCAGCAAGGGAGAGTGGCAGCGTCTGGATGACGAGCTCCGCCCCCTCATCAAGAAGACCCTGTACGTTCCGGCCAGGGCATCTAACGACTACGTGTACGGGAGCGCACGGGCCGGCACTGCAGGGATCCCTTTGGCGGCGGAGCTGAGTGACATCTGCCGGGTGGACGGGGCCTTcaagctcctgacgtcgacgGACTCGGAGGTTCGGGAGCGGGCAAGGGAGGCGCTGCACCAGGTGGTCTCCAGGCGGCTCCGCTGCGATGCTGACGACGAGGACATCGAGGCCTACCTCTCGGGCGACACGGAAGGCGACTTCAGACAGACCCCCACTCAACTTCAGTCTGTCTGGACGGAGGCCCGCAAAGCCTCCCGTCGCCTAACTGTCGCCTGGGAGCTACAAGACCAGGGCGCCCGCATCACCTGCGGGGAGGCCACGGTGTCCGCGCGGAACCGGAACAAGCTGGTGAGAACTCTCCGGGCCATCCTCAGCCAGAACCGGGACCGTTCCCTCGAGGCGAAGCCAAACCAGGGCAAGGCGATGGCGTGTGTAGCGGCGGACCCCGCTAACTCACACTTCATGCGGACCGGCCGCTACACCAGGTTCAAGGAGTGGCGCTTCATTCATCGAGCCCGGCTTAATCTCCTCCCTCTCAACGGCACACGTACCTGGGTACCTGCAGCGGATAAACGGTGCCGACGCTGCGGGTACAGGGAGGAGACACTGCCGCACGTACTCTGCCATTGTATGCGGCAGAGCCGGGCAATGACGGagcgccacaacgccatcgtCGCACGTATCAAGAAGGCTGCCCTGGGAAGGTTCACCGTCATCGGGGAGAACCAACAGGTCGGACTTCCCGGCCTGCGACCTGACCTGGTCCTGGCACGAGGTGAGGAAGCCTTGATCCTGGACGTCTGCTGCCCTTTCGACAACAGACTGCAGGCGTTCCAGGAAGCCCGGAGGCTTAAGGAGGAGAAGTACGCCCCCTTACAGCGACATCTCCTCCGACGGTTCCAGCGCGTTTCCGTCGAAGCCATCGTCGTCGGCTGCCTGGGGTCGTGGGATCCGGCTAACGATCGTGTCACGCGCAGACTGTGTTCGAAGAACTAtctgcggacaatgaaacgcttGTGCGTCAGTGACACGATCGCGGCTTCCACGGACATTTACCGCCGCCACATTGGTGTACAGTGA